One Oryza brachyantha chromosome 3, ObraRS2, whole genome shotgun sequence DNA segment encodes these proteins:
- the LOC102708424 gene encoding UDP-glycosyltransferase 91B1-like: protein MESASSPLHVVIFPWLAFGHLRPCLHLAERLAARGHRVSFVSTPRNLARLPPVRPALAGLVDLVALPLPRVDGLPDGAEATSDVPSEKFELHRKAFDGLAAPFSAFLDAACAGGKRPDWVFPDCMHHWVAAAAQERGVPCAMLIPCSANVLALPDPPPESSMDHSEAIDQSMVEAQWNTEDYKTVGASGVSLNARLILTLKNSELVALRSCLELEPDAFTILTRIYSKPVVPFGLLPTRPDDGVRKDGEDDETIMRWLDEQPTKSVVYVALGSEAPMSADLLRELAHGLDLAGTRFVWALRKPAGVDHGDSILPEGFVERTGERGLVITRWAPQVSILAHAAVCAFLTHCGWGSAVEGLQFGHPLIMLPIASDQGPNAQFLEGRKVGVAVPRNRKDGSFDRSGVAGAVRAVVVEEEGKTFAANARKLQEIVADREHDERCIDGFIHQLTSWNEPKHNSSDQN, encoded by the coding sequence ATGGagtccgcctcctcgccgctgcACGTTGTCATCTTCCCGTGGCTCGCCTTCGGCCACCTGCGCCCCTGCCTCCACCTCGCCGAGCGCCTCGCAGCGCGCGGCCACCGCGTGTCCTTCGTATCCACCCCGCGCAACCTCGCCCGCCTCCCGCCGGTTCGCCCCGCGCTGGCGGGGCTCGTCGACCTCgtcgcgctgccgctgccgcgcgTCGACGGCCTCCCCGATGGCGCCGAGGCCACCAGCGACGTGCCGTCCGAGAAGTTCGAGCTCCACAGGAAGGCGTTCGacggcctcgccgcgccgttcTCCGCGTTTCTCGAcgccgcgtgcgccggcgGCAAGAGGCCGGACTGGGTTTTCCCCGACTGCATGCAtcactgggtcgccgccgccgctcaggaGCGCGGGGTGCCGTGCGCCATGCTTATCCCCTGCTCCGCAAACGTCCTGGCCTTGCCTGACCCGCCACCGGAGTCTAGCATGGACCATTCGGAGGCGATAGACCAGTCCATGGTTGAGGCACAGTGGAACACGGAGGATTACAAGACGGTAGGAGCCTCGGGGGTGTCCCTCAATGCCCGCCTCATCCTGACGCTGAAGAATTCCGAACTCGTCGCCTTGCGGAGCTGCCTTGAGCTGGAGCCCGACGCGTTCACGATCCTGACGAGGATCTACTCCAAGCCGGTCGTCCCGTTCGGGTTGCTCCCGACACGACCCGACGACGGCGTCAGAaaggacggcgaggacgacgagacGATCATGCGGTGGCTCGACGAGCAGCCGACCAAGTCGGTCGTCTACGTCGCGCTAGGAAGCGAGGCGCCGATGAGCGCTGATCTGCTGCGCGAGCTGGCTCACGGGCTGGACCTCGCCGGGACACGCTTCGTCTGGGCCCTGAGGAAACCCGCCGGCGTCGACCACGGTGACAGCATCCTACCAGAGGGGTTCGTGGAGCGCACCGGCGAGCGCGGGCTGGTCATCACCCGGTGGGCTCCCCAGGTCAGCATACTGGCGCACGCTGCCGTGTGCGCGTTCTTGACGCACTGCGGGTGGGGCTCCGCCGTCGAAGGGCTCCAGTTCGGGCACCCGCTGATCATGCTGCCGATCGCCAGCGACCAAGGCCCGAACGCGCAATTCCTGGAGGGGAGAAAGGTTGGAGTGGCGGTGCCGAGGAACCGCAAGGACGGGTCATTCGATCGAAgcggcgtcgccggagctgtccgcgccgtcgtcgtggaggaggaggggaagacGTTCGCTGCCAACGCCCGTAAGCTGCAGGAGATCGTGGCGGACAGGGAGCATGACGAGAGATGCATCGATGGATTCATCCATCAATTGACGTCTTGGAATGAGCCGAAGCATAATTCGAGCGACCAAAACTGA